Proteins from a single region of Terriglobales bacterium:
- a CDS encoding nuclear transport factor 2 family protein — MRRSALLVNFLLLVSLSAVCDDRTDVLAALDRLNQAGLRRDAAALDRLYTEDYFHTNPDGSVMDRATVLESYRQPTQFTFSSSDADEEKVQLHGDTAVVNLRLTLHGKRGEDPFTSRYRVTYVLRKEHGTWKVANSHSSLLGITPGTGEKK, encoded by the coding sequence ATGCGGCGTTCTGCGCTCCTAGTGAACTTTCTCCTGCTGGTCAGTCTTTCCGCAGTGTGCGACGACCGCACGGACGTCCTCGCCGCCCTCGATCGCCTCAACCAAGCCGGCCTGAGGCGCGATGCCGCGGCGCTGGATAGGCTGTACACCGAGGACTACTTCCACACCAATCCGGACGGCAGCGTGATGGACCGAGCGACGGTGCTCGAGTCTTATCGCCAGCCGACGCAGTTCACGTTTTCCAGCTCGGATGCCGACGAAGAGAAGGTGCAACTGCACGGTGACACGGCCGTGGTCAATCTGCGGCTGACGTTGCACGGCAAGCGCGGCGAGGATCCGTTCACCTCGCGCTATCGGGTGACGTACGTACTTCGAAAGGAACACGGAACCTGGAAGGTCGCGAACTCACATTCGTCGCTGCTCGGCATCACGCCGGGCACGGGCGAGAAGAAATAG
- a CDS encoding thioredoxin family protein has product MKRLAAVVFALALALPCLAQSKIEGMLEAPPNRSAKLYGGNAKQDIARALKAAAKQRKRVLLIFGGDWCYDCHVLEYNFHKDPGLRALLEANYKVVNVDVGKYDKNLDLAAKYKMNLSKGVPALAVLKADGRVVYSDPGGFFEHARGMTKKEVAEFLEKWAPPRR; this is encoded by the coding sequence ATGAAGCGCCTCGCAGCTGTCGTGTTCGCGCTAGCGCTGGCACTTCCCTGCCTCGCGCAGTCGAAGATCGAGGGGATGCTGGAGGCGCCGCCGAACCGGTCGGCGAAGCTGTACGGCGGGAACGCGAAGCAAGACATTGCGCGCGCGCTCAAGGCGGCGGCGAAGCAGCGCAAGCGGGTGCTGCTGATCTTCGGCGGCGACTGGTGCTACGACTGCCACGTCCTGGAATACAACTTCCACAAGGACCCCGGGCTGCGGGCGCTGCTGGAGGCGAACTACAAGGTCGTGAACGTGGACGTCGGGAAGTACGACAAGAATCTCGACCTGGCGGCGAAGTACAAGATGAACCTGAGCAAGGGCGTGCCGGCGCTGGCGGTGCTGAAGGCGGACGGCCGCGTGGTGTACAGCGACCCCGGTGGGTTCTTCGAGCACGCGCGCGGCATGACGAAGAAAGAAGTGGCGGAGTTCCTGGAGAAGTGGGCGCCGCCGCGGCGGTAG
- the proS gene encoding proline--tRNA ligase yields the protein MHYWSKLFIPTLREAPADAEVASHKFLVRAGYVRQLGAGLYSFLFLGNRAANKIMGIVREEMDRIGQEFYLPALNPREIWEASGRWAVMGDNMFRLKDRKGADLCLGMTHEEVMTDIARKELRSYKQLPQIWYQIQAKFRDEPRPKSGLLRVRQFTMKDSYSFDLDAAGLDVSYQKHYDTYCRIFDRCGLKYVVVEAHSGAMGGSMSHEFMVYTDAGEDVVVSCPKGDYAANLEKAASRLEAVKDYEPTGDGKPEKVHTPGKKTIEEVAQFLGVSPKNKIKTLALVATETDAKT from the coding sequence ATGCACTATTGGTCGAAACTATTCATCCCCACGCTGCGTGAGGCGCCGGCCGATGCCGAGGTCGCGTCGCACAAGTTCCTGGTCCGGGCGGGCTATGTAAGGCAGCTCGGCGCCGGGCTGTATTCCTTCCTGTTCCTCGGCAATCGCGCGGCCAACAAGATCATGGGCATCGTGCGCGAGGAGATGGACCGGATCGGGCAGGAGTTCTACCTGCCGGCGCTGAACCCGCGCGAGATCTGGGAGGCGAGCGGCCGGTGGGCGGTGATGGGCGACAACATGTTCCGGCTGAAGGACCGCAAGGGGGCGGACCTGTGCCTGGGCATGACGCACGAAGAGGTGATGACGGACATCGCACGCAAGGAGCTGCGCAGCTACAAGCAGCTGCCGCAGATCTGGTACCAGATCCAGGCGAAGTTCCGCGACGAGCCGCGTCCGAAGTCGGGGCTGCTGCGCGTGCGGCAGTTCACGATGAAGGACTCGTACTCGTTCGACCTAGACGCGGCCGGCCTGGACGTGAGCTACCAGAAGCACTACGACACCTACTGCCGGATCTTCGACCGCTGCGGGCTGAAGTACGTGGTGGTGGAGGCGCACTCGGGGGCGATGGGCGGGTCGATGTCGCACGAGTTCATGGTGTACACGGACGCGGGCGAGGACGTGGTGGTGTCGTGCCCGAAGGGCGACTACGCCGCGAACCTGGAGAAGGCGGCCTCGCGCCTGGAGGCCGTGAAGGACTACGAGCCGACGGGCGACGGCAAGCCGGAGAAGGTGCATACGCCGGGCAAGAAGACGATCGAGGAGGTGGCGCAGTTCCTGGGGGTCTCGCCGAAGAACAAGATCAAGACGCTGGCGCTGGTGGCGACCGAGACGGACGCGAAGACCA
- a CDS encoding KpsF/GutQ family sugar-phosphate isomerase has translation MKKTGENVVRIEAEALRALADRIGGPMAKDFERAVGLLAATAGRVVVTGMGKSGIIARKIAATLSSTGTPALFLHPAEAVHGDLGMLVKGDVVVALSSSGETAELLALLPTMKRLGASLIALTGDDVYNGAGKRSTLAAAADVALDCSISREACSLGLAPTASTTTMLALGDALAVALAEKKGFKEEDFAELHPGGKLGKRLARVEQLMHSGDDLPRVTPKTKMPDVIHVMSSKRLGVTAVAEGDKLVGVISDGDLRRLLQAKGKDVLDLTAGDCMTKSPKTIAPEAFAASALNIMEEKKITSLCVVDAAGKLRGIVHLHDLWGTEMM, from the coding sequence ATGAAGAAGACGGGCGAGAACGTGGTGCGCATCGAGGCGGAAGCCTTGCGCGCGCTGGCAGACCGCATCGGCGGGCCGATGGCGAAAGATTTCGAGCGCGCCGTTGGCCTGTTGGCGGCGACCGCGGGGCGCGTGGTGGTGACCGGGATGGGCAAGAGCGGGATCATCGCGCGCAAGATCGCGGCGACGCTGAGCTCGACCGGGACGCCGGCGCTGTTCCTGCATCCGGCGGAAGCGGTGCACGGCGACCTGGGGATGCTGGTGAAGGGCGACGTAGTGGTGGCGCTGTCGTCGAGCGGGGAGACGGCGGAGCTGCTGGCGTTGCTGCCGACGATGAAGCGGCTGGGGGCGTCGCTGATCGCGCTGACGGGAGACGACGTTTACAACGGCGCGGGCAAGCGTTCGACGCTGGCGGCGGCGGCGGACGTGGCGCTGGATTGCTCGATCTCGCGCGAGGCGTGCTCGCTGGGGCTGGCGCCGACGGCTTCGACGACGACGATGCTGGCGCTGGGCGACGCGCTCGCGGTCGCGCTGGCGGAGAAGAAGGGCTTCAAGGAAGAGGATTTCGCGGAGCTGCATCCGGGCGGAAAGCTGGGCAAGCGACTGGCGCGGGTGGAGCAGCTGATGCACTCGGGCGACGACCTGCCGCGCGTCACGCCGAAGACGAAGATGCCGGACGTGATCCACGTGATGTCGAGCAAGCGGCTGGGCGTGACGGCGGTGGCGGAGGGCGACAAGCTCGTGGGCGTGATCTCGGATGGCGACCTGCGGCGGCTGCTGCAGGCGAAGGGCAAGGACGTGCTCGACCTGACGGCCGGGGACTGCATGACGAAATCGCCGAAGACGATCGCGCCGGAGGCGTTCGCGGCGTCGGCGCTGAACATCATGGAAGAGAAGAAGATCACGTCGCTGTGCGTGGTGGACGCGGCGGGCAAGTTGCGGGGAATCGTGCACCTGCATGACCTGTGGGGCACGGAGATGATGTGA